The following proteins are co-located in the Telopea speciosissima isolate NSW1024214 ecotype Mountain lineage chromosome 9, Tspe_v1, whole genome shotgun sequence genome:
- the LOC122639847 gene encoding 60S ribosomal protein L27 — MVKFLKPNKAVVLLQGRYAGRKAVIVRSFDDGTRDRPYGHCLVAGIAKYPKKVIRKDSAKKTAKKSRVKAFIKLVNYNHIMPTRYTLDVDLKDVVSADSLQSRDKKVTAAKETKARLEERFKTGKNRWFFTKLRF, encoded by the coding sequence ATGGTGAAGTTCTTGAAACCCAACAAGGCGGTGGTCCTTCTGCAGGGTCGTTACGCCGGCCGAAAAGCGGTGATCGTTAGATCCTTCGACGATGGAACTCGTGACCGTCCTTACGGTCACTGCTTGGTTGCTGGAATTGCTAAATACCCCAAGAAGGTGATTCGCAAGGACTCAGCGAAGAAGACTGCGAAGAAGTCCCGTGTGAAGGCTTTCATCAAGCTTGTGAACTACAACCACATCATGCCTACTCGTTACACCCTCGATGTGGATCTCAAGGACGTCGTCTCAGCCGATTCTCTCCAGTCTCGGGACAAGAAGGTCACGGCCGCTAAGGAGACCAAAGCTCGTCTCGAGGAGCGGTTCAAGACTGGGAAGAACAGGTGGTTCTTTACCAAGCTCAGGTTCTGA